In the Chromatiaceae bacterium genome, one interval contains:
- a CDS encoding cbb3-type cytochrome c oxidase subunit 3 produces the protein MWEDIYAWIAYLAAPLFLLGVIVYVFRPSAREKYRRAKRIPFENGGRHGDSSH, from the coding sequence ATGTGGGAAGACATCTACGCCTGGATTGCATACCTGGCGGCACCATTGTTTCTGCTGGGTGTGATCGTGTACGTGTTTCGCCCCTCGGCGCGCGAGAAATACCGCCGCGCGAAACGCATCCCGTTCGAGAACGGCGGTCGGCACGGTGACTCGTCGCATTGA
- a CDS encoding hemerythrin domain-containing protein: MNIFEALRADHEIQRGLIRDLVATNGESATRERLFGALKTELAAHAAAEERHFYVPLMQSDLTIEKARHSVAEHHELDELVETLEHTEMSSPGWLAAAKRLEEKLQHHLEEEEHEVFQLAGKALEDDAKSTLARAYLDEMSAQKNKAA; encoded by the coding sequence ATGAACATTTTCGAGGCACTGCGGGCAGACCATGAGATCCAGCGCGGTCTGATACGCGATCTCGTCGCAACCAATGGCGAGAGCGCGACACGCGAGCGTCTGTTCGGCGCTTTGAAGACGGAACTCGCGGCACATGCGGCGGCCGAGGAACGCCACTTCTACGTGCCGTTGATGCAAAGCGATCTGACGATCGAAAAGGCGCGTCACAGTGTCGCCGAACACCACGAACTCGACGAACTGGTCGAGACACTGGAGCACACCGAGATGAGTTCGCCCGGATGGCTGGCGGCCGCCAAGCGACTCGAAGAGAAGCTGCAGCACCACCTCGAGGAAGAGGAACACGAGGTTTTCCAGCTGGCCGGCAAGGCGCTGGAGGACGACGCAAAAAGCACACTGGCGCGGGCCTACCTCGACGAGATGTCGGCGCAGAAAAACAAGGCGGCATGA